From Stigmatella erecta, one genomic window encodes:
- a CDS encoding double-CXXCG motif protein, producing the protein MRFYRLKADKAASATGDIIATSRWGLPGSECPVCGAIWASAGTAYPCVDLSDHPLRAALEKPRAEPIEEFERLRESVRPWLPPGVPIPPGTRLGPLVGTARGNFGAFFFQNPWTLLARREAAEQLLAHGVRSLKGCSPELRFAPKKNPPELLELQLPPLARLHEDCLPQRPPPCARCGRDGFELPKNLLLDASSLPPGEELFRLSNFATVLVGSERFKDAVHHLGLDGIEFHELALR; encoded by the coding sequence ATGCGCTTCTATCGACTCAAAGCGGACAAGGCAGCCAGCGCCACGGGCGACATCATCGCCACATCCCGCTGGGGACTGCCTGGCTCTGAATGCCCTGTTTGTGGCGCCATCTGGGCCAGTGCCGGAACCGCCTATCCTTGCGTGGATCTCTCGGATCATCCCCTTCGAGCCGCCCTCGAAAAACCCCGCGCGGAGCCCATCGAAGAGTTCGAGCGGCTGCGTGAGTCTGTCCGGCCATGGCTGCCGCCGGGAGTTCCCATTCCGCCAGGCACCCGCCTCGGGCCGCTGGTGGGTACGGCCCGAGGCAACTTCGGGGCGTTCTTCTTTCAGAACCCCTGGACGCTCCTGGCCCGGCGGGAAGCGGCGGAGCAACTGCTGGCGCATGGTGTCCGCAGCCTGAAAGGCTGCTCGCCCGAGCTGCGGTTCGCCCCAAAAAAGAACCCGCCCGAGTTGCTCGAACTTCAGCTGCCCCCCCTGGCCAGGTTGCACGAGGACTGTCTTCCCCAGCGCCCGCCGCCGTGCGCACGCTGCGGCCGGGATGGCTTCGAACTCCCCAAGAACCTTCTTCTCGACGCCTCCTCCCTCCCCCCTGGCGAGGAACTCTTTCGCTTGAGCAACTTCGCCACCGTGCTGGTGGGCTCCGAGCGCTTCAAGGACGCCGTGCACCACCTGGGGCTCGATGGCATCGAGTTTCATGAGTTGGCGCTCCGCTGA